A genomic segment from Aspergillus puulaauensis MK2 DNA, chromosome 1, nearly complete sequence encodes:
- a CDS encoding C2H2-type zinc finger protein (COG:K;~EggNog:ENOG410PYGI;~InterPro:IPR036236,IPR013087,IPR007219;~PFAM:PF00096,PF04082;~go_function: GO:0003677 - DNA binding [Evidence IEA];~go_function: GO:0008270 - zinc ion binding [Evidence IEA];~go_process: GO:0006351 - transcription, DNA-templated [Evidence IEA]) yields the protein MDMMDVLAAPGDQEKPFACPTCAVRFTRQENLTRHTASVHRQPNLKRYSCSQCGVGFARSDLRKRHIRKYHLVESPSNDTDGPNNGSKLSTPVQPSIPATTSTSGTFAKQNVDTASIQREACERPPMPQSSAAFSASNISWIFKLPLFISAYFEGFQPILPVIHQPTFDAASTPEPLLQAVACIGAIYHASGDHGDISLALIQSGIQSLDSYVETHGCAGFREVWVLQAYVLFEYFAFHSCDDILFEMALGIHRRLVHALRKYQLLQDSQPSDGLAVIPDLESLLSGAYVERDWRSAVTIEARKRVIYSLYYLDVQMSICCNIRPLLTALEIKYDLPCSENIWSAPTASAWQAFVLDQDCSLNEAEDDAANRNPRPAQGDLYSTLMHLMSPAPPGKRLGLLWRSAFAGLVLVMQIQMMVRDLILGSTFLYHNIRSQDDKERRRLSIVPESARAQVMEALNTLADLMPTVQQVQETTEANLGHHELDGAATADVGLWNQVWIAWHYTVLCLTHQDGLLTNGVVEYGLPTAISTSWELGKPRSKHLRDVYEDRDVIRVAASLENIQGLLMDSVGVVNQGTDRVPEDPFITILGFKSCLMGWRTVRLLALGLQERSGSHSNVYKISARVLMQNILTSIGLKDEKVSRHADGQQGVTPGSAKGFSILNGYEAQYLSCVEAVVAKRNMWPVTTWIEAVFAEAGASTS from the exons ATGGATATGATGGATGTCCTCGCGGCACCGGGCGACCAGGAGAAGCCCTTTGCCTGTCCTACGTGTGCCGTGCGCTTTACAAGACAG GAGAATCTGACGAGACATACTGCCTCCG TTCATCGCCAGCCAAACCTCAAGCGTTATTCCTGCTCACAATGTGGTGTTGGCTTCGCACGGAG TGATCTTAGAAAGCGGCATATCAGGAAATATCACTTAGTCGAAAGCCCATCCAATGATACTGACGGCCCTAACAATGGATCCAAGCTATCGACACCCGTCCAGCCGTCAATTCCAGCTACTACTTCGACTTCTGGAACATTTGCTAAGCAGAATGTAGATACTGCCTCTATTCAACGTGAGGCGTGTGAAAGACCACCCATGCCGCAATCGTCGGCTGCATTTTCAGCATCCAACATCTCATGGATCTTCAAACTTCCCTTATTCATATCAGCCTATTTCGAAGGCTTTCAACCCATCCTGCCGGTTATCCATCAACCTACATTCGACGCTGCGTCGACACCAGAACCTCTTCTCCAAGCAGTAGCCTGCATTGGTGCCATCTACCATGCCTCCGGTGACCATGGCGATATCAGCCTTGCACTAATACAGTCTGGCATTCAGTCTCTAGATTCATACGTAGAGACACATGGGTGTGCCGGTTTCCGCGAAGTGTGGGTTCTCCAAGCCTACGTGCTGTTCGAGTACTTCGCATTTCATAGTTGCGATGATATCCTCTTTGAAATGGCTCTGGGCATTCACCGGAGGCTGGTACATGCACTAAGGAAATATCAGCTCCTCCAAGACAGCCAGCCGAGCGATGGCCTGGCCGTAATTCCGGATCTGGAGTCGCTCCTGTCAGGGGCCTATGTCGAGCGAGACTGGCGCTCTGCTGTTACAATCGAGGCACGTAAACG TGTTATATACTCCCTCTACTATCTAGACGTCCAGATGTCCATCTGCTGCAACATCCGACCCCTTCTGACCGCACTGGAAATAAAATACGACCTCCCCTGCAGCGAGAACATCTGGTCTGCGCCAACAGCGTCCGCATGGCAGGCTTTCGTTCTCGATCAGGACTGTTCCCTcaacgaagcagaagacgacGCCGCAAATCGTAACCCCCGGCCAGCGCAGGGCGATCTCTACAGCACTCTCATGCACCTTATGAGCCCAGCCCCTCCTGGTAAACGTCTAGGCCTGCTGTGGAGGTCTGCCTTTGCGGGACTTGTTCTGGTAATGCAAATCCAGATGATGGTCCGGGACTTGATCCTAGGGAGTACCTTTCTCTACCACAACATCCGAAGCCAAGATGATAAGGAAAGACGTCGTCTGTCAATTGTACCCGAGTCCGCCCGGGCCCAGGTCATGGAGGCGCTGAACACTCTCGCTGACCTGATGCCGACTGTACAGCAGGTCCAAGAAACTACAGAGGCAAACCTCGGTCATCACGAATTGGACGGAGCGGCCACAGCTGATGTCGGTCTGTGGAACCAGGTGTGGATCGCATGGCACTACACAGTCCTATGTTTAACGCACCAGGACGGACTGCTCACCAATGGAGTTGTCGAATACGGACTGCCAACTGCAATTTCAACCTCATGGGAGTTGGGGAAGCCGAGGTCAAAGCATCTGCGAGATGTTTACGAAGACCGAGATGTAATCAGGGTAGCTGCCAGTCTGGAAAATATCCAAGGTCTTCTCATGGATTCTGTCGGCGTTGTGAATCAAGGTACCGACCGCGTGCCGGAGGATCCATTCATAACCATACTGGGCTTCAAGTCGTGTCTAATGGGATGGCGTACTGTGCGCCTGCTGGCTCTTGGACTTCAAGAACGCTCTGGCTCTCATTCAAATGTCTACAAGATCTCAGCGAGGGTTTTAATGCAGAACATATTGACTTCAATAGGACTAAAGGACGAGAAGGTGAGCAGACATGCAGACGGGCAACAAGGAGTAACTCCTGGGAGCGCAAAAGGCTTTTCCATTCTTAATGGATACGAAGCCCAATATCTTTCATGCGTCGAGGCGGTGGTTGCAAAGAGAAACATGTGGCCCGTCACGACCTGGATTGAAGCGGTTTTTGCGGAGGCCGGtgcttcgacttcttga
- a CDS encoding uncharacterized protein (COG:G;~EggNog:ENOG410QDJ8;~InterPro:IPR011701,IPR036259;~PFAM:PF07690;~TransMembrane:8 (i49-69o81-103i141-160o192-210i222-238o250-268i280-300o312-333i);~go_function: GO:0022857 - transmembrane transporter activity [Evidence IEA];~go_process: GO:0055085 - transmembrane transport [Evidence IEA]): MINAVARTPQDLMAIRFFQGYFESCVFAGTQYILGSWYTKSELGQRTGLFTASGLAGGMFGGFLQAAIYSSMDGFHGLPGWKWLFLICGIITIPVAIYGYFFFPDTPYTTSAFYLNDDEKRLARQRVPLVERGEPILTKSFLNRVLTSWHLYAFCFLWILGNSSESQGNQQLLNLYMQAHPERGYTVFEMNSWPAAVQGVGIASTLIWAIGTDIWGHRWVSGYYVGIVCIANAVMILVKPTTVATKFAAYYWAGSIYCIQATFFAWANDSMRGQPPALRSCVIACMNSAGNCFQAWWPLIFYRADDAPDFTIGMYAMIAVGAAMLVWTTVLVWTDRRTAVQVIDAVEEECRPSVDRKSGKCDDINQRACEV, from the exons ATGATCAATGCCGTTGCACGAACACCGCAGGACCTCATGGCCATCCGCTTCTTCCAGGGGTACTTTGAATCTTGCGTCTTTGCCGGGACTCAGTATATCCTGGGTTCTTGGTATACCAAAAGCGAACTTGGTCAGCGCACCGGGCTGTTCACTGCGAGCGGACTCGCGGGAGGCATGTTCGGTGGTTTCTTGCAAGCCGCCATTTACTCTTCAATGGACGGTTTCCATGGGCTTCCGGGGTGGAAATGGCTCTTCTTG ATATGTGGCATAATCACTATCCCAGTGGCCATTTATGggtatttcttctttccggATACGCCCTACACCACCTCTGCCTTCTACCTCAATGACGACGAGAAGCGCCTGGCACGGCAACGTGTACCCTTGGTCGAGCGCGGCGAACCCATTCTCACCAAAAGTTTCCTGAATCGCGTACTTACCTCCTGGCACTTGTACGCCTTCTGTTTCCTATGGATTTTGGGCAATAGCTCGGAGTCCCAGGGAAACCAACAGCTCTTGAATCTCTACATGCAGGCACATCCCGAGCGAGGATACACCGTTTTCGAAATGAACAGCTGGCCGGCTGCTGTGCAGGGTGTTGGTATCGCCAGTACGCTTATCTGGGCTATTGGAACAGATATATGGGGCCACCGCTGGGTGTCTGGATACTATGTTGGTATTGTCTGCATCGCCAATGCTGTCATGATACTCGTCAAGCCGACAACAGTGGCCACGAAGTTCGCGGCGTATTACTGGGCAGGCTCGATCTACTGCATTCAGGCGACGTTCTTTGCGTGGGCTAATGACTCGATGAGGGGGCAGCCTCCTGCTTTGCGCTCTTGTGTGATTGCCTGTATGAATTCCGCGGGCAATTGCTTCCAGGCCTGGTGGCCGCTTATCTTTTACAGGGCGGATGATGCACCGGATTTTACT ATTGGGATGTACGCTATGATTGCAGTGGGTGCGGCGATGCTCGTTTGGACGACAGTGCTGGTGTGGACGGACAGGCGCACTGCAGTGCAAGTCATCGATGCCGTTGAGGAAGAGTGCCGTCCCAGTGTAGACAGGAAATCTGGAAAATGCGACGACATCAATCAACGTGCGTGTGAGGTGTGA
- a CDS encoding 5'-methylthioadenosine/S-adenosylhomocysteine nucleosidase family protein (COG:S;~EggNog:ENOG410Q2S9;~InterPro:IPR000845,IPR035994;~PFAM:PF01048;~go_function: GO:0003824 - catalytic activity [Evidence IEA];~go_process: GO:0009116 - nucleoside metabolic process [Evidence IEA]) gives MSNTDQYTVGWICALETEYVAARSFLDKKHGRPEMLSPNDNNHYTLGEIAGHYIVITVLPDGEYGSSSAAGVARDMVHSFPNVRFGLMVGIGGGAPTTQDVRLGDVVVSSSRSGHGGLLQYDLGKEVQDQGFHQTWFLNQPPPILRTAVSGLQAQYEEEGHQLKESIESVLEGNKRLKRKYARPPAESGRLYNSQFTHILDSQPTCAELCDDSELIFRPERTENEDNPAIHYGLIASGNRVIKDAIFRDKLAAEKGVLCFEMEAAGLANHFPCLVIQGICDYADSHKYEEWQGYAAMAAAAYTKDLLHQIVPQRVNPDRKAREVLDGIQNQLENVSRDVHDLRIITGESAKEINAITEDYMLKELPVAAGAEFGNYMDQHEEGYLPGTRKELLLDIEKWAA, from the exons ATGTCAAACACAGATCAGTATACTGTTGGTTGGATATGTGCATTGGAGACAGAATATGTTGCTGCGCGGAGCTTTCTTGACAAGAAGCATGGCCGACCCGAAATGTTATCACCAAATGACAACAATCACTACACGCTAGGAGAAATCGCGGGGCACTACATCGTGATTACGGTTCTGCCAGATGGAGAATACGGGTCTTCATCAGCTGCTGGCGTTGCTAGAGATATGGTGCACAGCTTTCCAAATGTTCGATTTGGGCTGATGGTTgggattggtggtggtgcccCTACCACCCAGGACGTCCGTCTCGGCGACGTTGTCGTCAGCTCATCTCGGAGTGGACATGGCGGCTTGCTTCAATATGATTTGGGCAAAGAAGTTCAAGACCAAGGGTTTCATCAGACTTGGTTTTTGAATCAACCACCTCCGATTCTGCGCACAGCCGTATCTGGACTCCAGGCGCAatatgaggaggagggccaTCAATTGAAGGAAAGCATTGAGAGCGTGCTTGAGGGTAACAAAAGACTGAAACGGAAATACGCGCGGCCTCCCGCTGAAAGCGGCAGGCTTTACAATAGCCAATTTACTCATATACTGGATAGCCAGCCGACCTGTGCTGAACTCTGTGATGATTCCGAGTTAATCTTCCGACCGGAGCGAACCGAGAATGAAGACAATCCTGCTATTCACTACGGGTTGATCGCGTCTGGAAATAGGGTCATTAAAGATGCAATATTTCGGGATAAACTAGCGGCAGAAAAAGGAGTCTTGTGCTTTGAAATGGAGGCAGCTGGACTGGCGAACCATTTCCCTTGCTTGGTCATTCAGGGAATTTGCGACTATGCTGATTCCCACAAATACGAAGAATGGCAAGGCTATGCAGCCATGGCGGCAGCTGCATATACGAAAGACCTCCTCCATCAGATTGTCCCTCAGCGGGTAAACCCCGACCGGAAGGCCCGTGAAGTTTTGGATG GTATTCAAAACCAACTCGAAAATGTGTCTAGGGATGTTCATGATCTTCGGATCATTACCGGCGAATCAGCTAAGGAAATCAACGCTATAACCGAAGATTACATGCTGAAGGAGCTGCCAGTTGCCGCAGGAGCTGAATTTGGAAATTATATGGACCAACATGAAGAGGGATATCTTCCGGGGACGAGAAaggagcttctccttgatattgaAAAGTGGGCTGCTTGA
- a CDS encoding uncharacterized protein (COG:G;~EggNog:ENOG410PH93;~InterPro:IPR036259;~TransMembrane:2 (i25-43o63-84i)), protein MAVRAFAQIRQYFTRANQSPLERRLVLKLDFFILTFCCLAYFTNYLDRASITQAYVSGMKEDLGFHGAQLTTVQTIYAMGYLMLVEKPLDYYRDNLL, encoded by the exons ATGGCCGTCAGAGCCTTTGCTCAGATCCGCCAATATTTCACAAGGGCGAACCAGTCTCCCTTGGAGAGGAGGCTGGTCTTGAAGCTCGACTTTTTTATCCTGACGTTTTGCTGTCTCGCATACTTCAC GAACTATCTTGATCGCGCCAGCATAACCCAGGCCTATGTCTCGGGCATGAAGGAGGACCTGGGGTTCCACGGTGCCCAGTTGACCACTGTACAGACGATATACGCCATGGGCTACCTAATGTTGGTTGAAAAGCCCCTAGACTACTACCGTGATAACTTATTGTAA
- a CDS encoding WD40 repeat domain-containing protein (COG:A;~EggNog:ENOG410PIUX;~InterPro:IPR036322,IPR015943,IPR001680,IPR019775, IPR020472,IPR017986;~PFAM:PF00400;~go_function: GO:0005515 - protein binding [Evidence IEA]), with translation MHILKEDLGISAKPLKVQFDKLVLQPLLGLEESNFPIQTLVVAVDALDKCESDDDIRVILHLIPQLKQIRPVHLRIFVTSRPELAIRLGFQEEVEDDHQDFILHQVPSHIIKEDISLFLEHRLGRIRKKRYLPPGWPGGTNTQMLITMSVPLFIFAVTICRILLDYQWDPDDSLAEILIHHTDISQLNGTYLPVLDRLLVARDGSKKVQLIEEYRTVLGTIILLESPLSLNALATLLGVQKHFLHIRLNSLHSILDVPHNETTPIRLFHISLRDCLLNADTRERTPLWIDQKEINQKLTSRCLHIMQQKLKKNMCNLQSYGVERTTINSQCMSDHLPPELQYSCRYWIHHLAGSRYPRSQIDVIAAFLDAHLLHWVEVMSILGIVSEVLGNIRTLQSVTQNSEISKFLHDAERFVLKNSQIADITPLQIYASGLLFAPARSIVRRKFGKDSPGWADGYPRVEETWSPELQTLEGHSKSVLSIAFSPDGQDLASASNDTTIKVWDSATGHLKQTLNSHSVSVLSVAFSPDGKRLVSTSDGTIKIWDSATGYLKQSFKCYPGPVQSAAFSPDGHRLASTSYDRTIKIWDSITGNLQQTISAHYGLVESVVFSPNGQQLASASDDRTIKIWDSATGTLQQTLNGHLNWVWSATFSLDGQRLASASSDRTIKIWDPVTGNLEQTLGGHSGPVWSVAFSPDGQLLASTSYDGTIKIWYPNTGVLKQTLKGHSNSVVSITFRPDGQQLASASHDRTIKIWDPDTDDMKYTHEGHSGPVRLFAFSPDGQRLASVSSNDPTIKIWDSDTGGLMYTIHTERVATSVRFSINSPHLITNVGNFNIAQFYEISFLSSQETSPEISIIQAGQWVTIRGMKELWLPQEYRRRSAIKNGAVALGLRSGRVSVIKFRD, from the exons ATGCATATACTCAAAGAAGACCTCGGAATATCAGCTAAACCACTCAAGGTGCAGTTTGACAAGTTAGTTCTCCAGCCGCTGCTAGGCTTGGAGGAATCGAATTTTCCCATCCAAACCTTGGTGGTTGCGGTTGATGCACTAGATAAATGCGAAAGCGACGACGATATACGCGTTATTCTACATTTAATACCACAACTAAAGCAAATACGCCCGGTTCACCTGCGCATCTTCGTTACCAGTCGACCTGAGCTAGCTATACGGCTAGGCTTCCAAGAGGAAGTCGAAGATGACCACCAAGACTTCATTCTTCACCAGGTCCCCAGCCATATCATCAAGGAAGATATTTCTTTGTTCCTGGAGCACAGGCTTGGTAGGATTCGGAAGAAGCGGTATCTCCCACCAGGCTGGCCAGGAGGCACCAACACCCAGATGCTTATCACAATGTCAGTGCCTTTATTCATTTTTGCCGTCACAATCTGTCGTATTCTTCTAGATTACCAATGGGACCCAGATGATAGTCTCGCAGAAATCCTCATTCATCACACTGACATCTCACAATTGAATGGAACATACCTTCCGGTACTGGATCGCCTCCTGGTCGCACGCGATGGGTCAAAGAAGGTGCAATTAATTGAGGAATATCGGACAGTCCTTGGGACAATAATCCTTCTTGAAAGTCCACTCTCACTCAATGCCCTTGCAACTCTCCTTGGGGTCCAAAAGCATTTTCTTCATATCAGGCTGAATTCCCTTCACTCAATTCTCGACGTACCACATAATGAGACGACACCAATAAGGCTTTTTCATATATCATTACGTGACTGCCTTCTTAACGCCGACACACGTGAGCGCACGCCATTATGGATTGATCAGAAGGAAATAAACCAGAAACTGACATCCCGTTGCCTTCATATCATGCAACAGAaactgaagaagaacatgtGCAATCTTCAAAGCTATGGCGTAGAACGCACGACTATCAACAGCCAGTGTATGAGTGACCATTTGCCACCGGAGCTGCAGTACTCGTGTCGCTATTGGATCCACCACCTAGCGGGAAGCAGATATCCTAGGAGCCAGATTGATGTTATTGCTGCATTTCTCGAtgctcatcttcttcattggGTGGAAGTGATGAGCATATTGGGAATTGTCTCGGAAGTTCTGGGGAACATCCGTACATTACAATCAGTAACTCAA AACTCCGAGATATCTAAATTTCTACATGATGCGGAGCGGTTTGTTTTGAAGAACAGCCAGATAGCCGATATTACTCCTCTTCAGATCTACGCTTCCGGCCTACTGTTTGCACCAGCGAGGTCAATAGTTAGGCGAAAATTCGGAAAGGACTCTCCTGGTTGGGCGGATGGATACCCAAGGGTCGAGGAGACTTGGAGCCCGGAACTACAGACTCTGGAAGGTCATTCTAAATCGGTTCTGTCTATTGCCTTCTCACCCGACGGCCAGGACCTGGCGTCTGCTTCTAATGACACCACCATCAAGGTCTGGGACTCTGCCACTGGCCATTTAAAGCAGACTCTTAATAGCCACTCTGTTTCCGTTCTATCAGTTGCCTTCTCACCCGACGGCAAGCGCTTGGTATCTACTAGTGATGGGACTATTAAGATTTGGGATTCTGCTACTGGATATCTAAAACAGTCTTTTAAATGCTATCCTGGTCCGGTTCAGTCAGCCGCCTTCTCACCTGATGGCCACCGGCTGGCGTCCACTTCCTATGACAGAACTATCAAAATCTGGGATTCTATTACTGGAAATTTACAGCAGACTATTAGTGCCCATTATGGTCTGGTTGAGTCAGTTGTCTTCTCGCCTAACGGCCAACAGCTGGCCTCCGCTTCCGATGATAGAACTATCAAGATCTGGGATTCTGCTACTGGAACTCTGCAGCAGACTCTCAATGGCCACCTTAATTGGGTTTGGTCAGCGACGTTCTCCCTTGACGGCCAACGGCTGGCGTCCGCCTCCAGTGACAGAACTATTAAAATCTGGGATCCTGTAACTGGGAATTTAGAACAGACCCTCGGGGGCCACTCTGGTCCAGTTTGGTCAGTTGCCTTCTCACCTGATGGCCAACTGCTAGCGTCCACTTCCTATGACGGAACCATCAAGATCTGGTATCCTAATACTGGAGTACTGAAGCAGACTCTTAAAGGCCACTCTAATTCAGTTGTATCAATAACCTTCCGACCTGACGGCCAACAGCTGGCATCCGCTTCCCATGATCGAACCATTAAAATCTGGGATCCTGATACTGACGATATGAAGTATACCCATGAAGGCCATTCCGGCCCGGTTCGATTATTCGCGTTTTCACCTGACGGTCAACGGCTGGCGTCTGTTTCTTCCAATGACCCAACCATCAAAATATGGGATTCCGACACTGGAGGTCTGATGTATACAATACATACTGAGCGTGTTGCAACCAGCGTTAGATTCTCTATTAACAGTCCGCACCTCATAACTAATGTGGGAAATTTCAATATTGCCCAGTTCTATGAGATCAGCTTTCTAAGTTCCCAAGAAACCTCCCCTGAGATTTCTATCATACAAGCAGGCCAGTGGGTGACCATACGGGGTATGAAAGAGCTATGGCTTCCCCAAGAATATCGCCGGCGTTCGGCAATTAAGAACGGTGCTGTGGCACTGGGACTCAGGAGTGGAAGGGTATCCGTGATCAAATTCCGCGATTGA
- a CDS encoding uncharacterized protein (COG:Q;~EggNog:ENOG410PG3J;~InterPro:IPR026992,IPR027443,IPR005123;~PFAM:PF03171,PF14226;~go_function: GO:0016491 - oxidoreductase activity [Evidence IEA];~go_process: GO:0055114 - oxidation-reduction process [Evidence IEA]), translated as MAAPSLPPYTPAEPTKEPLDYVQLVNLDLAKFDTTAGREELASSLFEAATGHGFLTLTNHGISDAVYQRQMQIANGIMTLPAEGKAPYEVTPEEDARGLYVGFKPAGPLGHKGGFPKQLDHYNILVHDPKNRPHPEMLRPYLKETHEVMHFIRNNILKKLLSLMAMVLEMPEEDIHATHALGGSKTEYIRYMMCEPRPKDESDKYRDIFLSGHTDWGSWTFLFSQPIAALQVLDHRDGQYRWVQHQPNALVINFGEALERLTGGLFKATIHRVVQPPVDQRHLRRIGVIYFARPADDQELSPLKGSPVLRRMGRDKPMDDRVFCMADYLDARKHGWKRYEYDIDRPADPTKHADFFAGEYPDPEDHKSLGKFDDVPREVYIPQLKA; from the exons ATGGCTGCTCCATCGCTCCCCCCTTATACACCTGCCGAGCCCACCAAGGAACCTT TGGATTATGTCCAGCTCGTCAACCTCGACCTGGCCAAGTTTGACACTACCGCCGGTCGGGAGGAACTCGCCAGCAGTCTCTTCGAAGCAGCTACAGGCCACGGATTCCTTACTCTCACCAACCATGGGATCTCCGATGCCGTGTACCAGCGGCAAATGCAGATTGCAAATGGGATAATGACATTGCCCGCTGAGGGAAAAGCCCCTTACGAAG TGACCCCGGAAGAAGATGCTCGTGGTCTGTATGTCGGTTTCAAACCTGCAGGACCCCTTGGCCATAAAGGCGGGTTCCCCAAGCAGCTTGACCACTACAACATCCTCGTACATGACCCCAAGAACCGACCACACCCGGAGATGCTGCGGCCCTATCTCAAAGAGACGCACGAGGTCATGCACTTCATtcgcaacaacatcctgaAGAAGCTGCTTAGCCTCATGGCTATGGTTCTCGAGATGCCTGAAGAGGATATTCACGCCACACACGCCCTCGGTGGCTCAAAGACTGAATACATTCGGTACATGATGTGCGAGCCGCGACCCAAAGACGAGAGCGATAAATACCGTGacatcttcctctccggtCATACCGACTGGGGCTCGTGGACATTCCTCTTCTCACAGCCCATCGCTGCCTTGCAGGTCCTCGACCACCGCGACGGCCAGTATCGCTGGgtccagcaccagccaaaCGCCTTGGTGATTAACTTTGGCGAGGCACTGGAGCGTCTTACTGGGGGTCTGTTCAAGGCCACAATCCACCGAGTTGTGCAACCTCCGGTCGACCAGCGtcacctccgccgcattgGCGTAATCTACTTTGCGCGGCCTGCTGACGATCAGGAACTCTCGCCCCTTAAGGGATCTCCTGTTTTGCGCCGCATGGGCCGTGACAAGCCCATGGACGACCGCGTCTTTTGTATGGCTGATTACTTGGATGCGCGTAAGCACGGCTGGAAACGCTACGAGTATGATATTGACCGTCCAGCGGATCCCACGAAGCATGCCGATTTCTTCGCTGGAGAGTACCCCGATCCTGAAGACCACAAGAGCTTGGGCAAGTTTGATGATGTTCCCAGGGAGGTGTACATTCCTCAGCTGAAGGCATGA